One window from the genome of Myxococcales bacterium encodes:
- a CDS encoding SMI1/KNR4 family protein — MSEIISIRLRRLTDRNVIPTLRPRSEELLAGLEADLGWQLPPRTRELLSSVGPLELPPTLAVVHSFLGPTPGPYGSIASKTAELVARCPAARHMVVLGVGAVGREWFCAHLADDLEGEPPIYLYDATDGVLEGVFYDNYEAMLCEVLDFVDEITALAPGPLEHRMPPLTM; from the coding sequence ATGTCAGAAATAATTTCTATTAGGCTGCGAAGGCTAACCGATCGAAACGTCATTCCAACGCTGCGGCCGCGCTCAGAGGAGCTGCTTGCCGGTCTCGAGGCAGACCTTGGCTGGCAGCTGCCGCCGCGCACGCGCGAGCTGCTCTCAAGCGTCGGGCCGCTCGAGCTGCCGCCAACGCTGGCGGTGGTGCATTCGTTCCTCGGGCCAACGCCCGGTCCATACGGCAGCATCGCCTCCAAGACCGCGGAGCTTGTGGCAAGGTGTCCCGCGGCGCGTCACATGGTGGTACTCGGCGTCGGCGCCGTCGGGCGCGAATGGTTTTGCGCGCACCTCGCCGATGACCTCGAAGGCGAGCCGCCCATCTATCTCTACGACGCCACCGATGGCGTGCTCGAAGGCGTCTTCTATGACAATTACGAGGCGATGCTTTGTGAAGTACTCGACTTTGTAGACGAAATCACGGCGCTCGCGCCCGGGCCGCTTGAGCACCGGATGCCGCCTTTGACCATGTAG
- a CDS encoding M13 family metallopeptidase — MAGKLLVALFAVATVGLPLTGCSKSAPTATTPPVETPASPEVRTATLADVGLELASLDRRIGACDDFYHFACGGWLAATTIPADKSIYGRFHQVHDQNERWLGELLDAAVTRPTGQADKKIGAFFASCMDEASIEKVGIAGIAPLLTPIAQLATTPPSAFAKAFSSIIGTLHAHGIRAAFAAYPEADNLDSTTYLLTLDSGGLSLPSRDYYLDAAFARELAAYKAHLARVFERLGQAPASALISAANVVAVETALATLTKTNVQRRDVPGMYNPTPSLTAVAPQLDWTAYFTQIGLGQRSFKVNVTSPDYYRGLGASLASVKPAAWVSYLTYRVVASTANTLPKAFRDEAFALRKVIRGVTEDKPQRKQCIDATGAALPELVGQRYVETHFSGHAKTTAVEMITAIGDAMGKRIAELPWMSDATKTLAAKKLAALEALVGYPDAWRAYDFEVVPGRFTQNSLAADKHEALRQFAKAGTPYDRNEWLMPTFIVNAYYNPSANNTGLPAGILQPPFFGKDRSIAANMGGIGMVIGHELTHGFDDQGAQFDERGNMKNWWTKDDAAQFASKGQCVVDQYNGFEPLPGKRLNGALTLGENIADIGGVKMAYFAYRAQRAGAVPQVVADGFTEDQQFFLGVAQAWCSKARDEETLMRLGTDVHAPAQFRVNGALRNLPEFATAFGCAADAPMNPSKRCEVW; from the coding sequence GTGGCCGGCAAGCTTTTGGTGGCCCTTTTCGCCGTTGCAACCGTTGGCCTGCCGCTCACGGGCTGCAGCAAATCAGCCCCGACCGCGACCACGCCACCGGTCGAAACGCCCGCGTCCCCTGAGGTCCGTACCGCCACACTAGCGGACGTCGGGCTCGAGTTGGCCTCGCTCGATCGCCGCATTGGCGCGTGCGACGACTTCTACCACTTTGCCTGCGGCGGCTGGCTGGCCGCCACCACCATCCCGGCTGACAAATCGATCTACGGCCGCTTTCACCAGGTCCACGACCAAAACGAGCGCTGGCTGGGCGAGCTGCTCGATGCCGCTGTGACTCGGCCGACGGGGCAAGCCGACAAAAAGATTGGCGCCTTCTTCGCGTCGTGCATGGATGAGGCCTCGATTGAAAAGGTGGGCATCGCCGGCATTGCGCCGCTGCTCACGCCCATCGCACAATTAGCCACCACGCCGCCGAGCGCGTTTGCGAAAGCCTTTAGTTCGATCATCGGGACGTTGCACGCCCACGGTATTCGCGCCGCATTTGCGGCCTACCCTGAGGCCGACAATCTCGACTCGACGACATATTTACTGACGCTTGATTCGGGCGGGCTGAGCCTGCCCAGCCGCGACTACTATCTCGACGCCGCGTTTGCCCGCGAGCTGGCGGCCTACAAGGCGCATCTGGCGCGCGTCTTTGAACGGCTCGGTCAGGCGCCAGCATCGGCGCTGATATCGGCGGCCAACGTGGTGGCCGTTGAAACCGCGTTGGCAACCCTCACCAAAACCAACGTGCAGCGGCGCGACGTGCCAGGCATGTATAACCCCACGCCGAGCCTGACCGCGGTCGCGCCGCAGCTCGACTGGACCGCCTACTTTACTCAAATTGGCCTGGGCCAGCGTTCGTTTAAAGTCAACGTAACCTCGCCGGACTACTACCGCGGGCTGGGCGCATCGTTAGCGTCGGTAAAGCCTGCGGCATGGGTGAGCTACCTTACGTATCGCGTCGTGGCCTCAACTGCGAACACCCTGCCCAAGGCGTTTCGCGACGAGGCGTTCGCGTTGCGCAAGGTGATTCGCGGCGTCACCGAGGACAAGCCGCAGCGCAAGCAATGCATCGACGCCACCGGTGCCGCGCTGCCCGAGCTTGTCGGCCAGCGCTATGTTGAGACGCATTTTAGCGGCCACGCCAAGACCACGGCCGTTGAGATGATAACAGCGATTGGCGACGCCATGGGTAAGCGCATCGCCGAGCTGCCCTGGATGAGCGACGCCACAAAAACCCTGGCGGCGAAAAAGCTTGCAGCACTCGAGGCGCTGGTTGGCTATCCCGACGCGTGGCGCGCCTACGACTTCGAGGTCGTGCCGGGCAGGTTCACGCAAAATTCGCTTGCCGCCGACAAGCACGAGGCCTTGCGCCAGTTTGCCAAGGCAGGCACTCCTTATGATCGCAACGAGTGGCTGATGCCGACCTTCATCGTCAACGCCTACTACAACCCCAGCGCCAACAACACCGGCCTACCCGCCGGCATTTTGCAACCGCCGTTTTTTGGCAAGGACCGCAGCATCGCCGCCAACATGGGCGGCATCGGCATGGTGATTGGGCACGAGCTGACTCATGGCTTTGACGACCAAGGCGCACAGTTTGACGAGCGCGGCAACATGAAAAACTGGTGGACCAAGGATGACGCCGCGCAGTTTGCGAGCAAGGGCCAATGCGTCGTCGATCAGTACAATGGCTTTGAGCCGCTGCCGGGCAAGCGCCTCAATGGCGCACTCACGCTCGGTGAAAACATCGCCGACATCGGCGGCGTCAAGATGGCCTATTTCGCCTATCGCGCGCAGCGCGCCGGCGCGGTGCCGCAGGTCGTCGCCGATGGCTTTACCGAAGACCAACAATTTTTCCTTGGCGTCGCCCAGGCTTGGTGCAGCAAGGCGCGCGATGAGGAGACGCTGATGCGCCTGGGCACCGACGTGCATGCGCCGGCGCAATTTCGCGTTAACGGTGCGCTGCGCAACCTGCCGGAATTCGCCACCGCCTTTGGCTGCGCCGCCGACGCGCCGATGAACCCCAGCAAGCGCTGCGAAGTTTGGTAG
- a CDS encoding YHS domain-containing protein — protein sequence MSGTTPASANLVMPGDAVVGDTTTCLASGETFVVTAESPKATHEGKTYYFCCPGCEKKFSADPATYLAKMPAPAPMVEPAPAPAP from the coding sequence ATGAGCGGCACTACCCCAGCCTCGGCCAACCTCGTGATGCCAGGCGACGCGGTTGTCGGCGACACCACGACCTGCCTCGCCAGCGGCGAGACCTTTGTCGTCACCGCCGAATCGCCCAAGGCAACGCACGAAGGCAAGACGTACTACTTCTGCTGCCCTGGCTGCGAGAAGAAGTTTTCGGCCGACCCCGCGACCTATCTGGCCAAGATGCCAGCGCCCGCGCCGATGGTTGAACCGGCGCCTGCGCCAGCCCCTTAG